TTACAATAGTCTTGACTACAGCGCCGTTGGTCGGCAGCTTCCCTTGTTCCTGTAAACGGCTGAGGTAATAATGAATCATGAGCGCGCCGGACTGATTCCCGGACAGCACCACAAATTTGCCTTCATTGTCACGGACCACGGCGCCCATACGGTCAGCATCCGGGTCTGTACCGATCAGCAGATCTGCATTCAATTCTTCGCCCAGCTTCATCGCCAGAGTGAAGGCTTCGCGCTCCTCCGGATTTGGTGATTTCACGGTCGAGAATTCGGAATCCGGCTGCTCCTGCTCAGGAACTACATGCACCTGAGTGAAGCCGATCTTCTCCAGTACACGGCGGACCGGAAGATTGCCTGTCCCGTGCAGCGGCGTATAGACAATGGAGAAGTCGCGGCCCAGCGAAGAAGCGATCTCTTCACGGCTGACACTTACCGCAGCTACCGTATCCGTAAAGGCTTCGTCCGCTTCCGCCCCCAGCCAGTGCAGCAAGCCAGCGCTCTCAGCAGCCTCCTGAGACAGGCGCTTCACCCCATTGAAGGAGTCCACATTCAGAATATTAGCAATAACCTTCTCTGCTTCATGCGGCACCAGCTGTCCGCCCTGGGCGTTGTAGACCTTGTATCCGTTGTATTCAGGCGGATTGTGGCTGGCAGTGATCACAATGCCTCCCGAGGCCTTCAGATGGCGGACGGTAAATGACAGCTGCGGCGTGGAGCGGAGGGAAGAGAACAGATGAGTCTCAATGCCGTTACCGGCAAGGACAAGCGCAGCCTCCAGCGTAAATTCCGGCGAGAAGCGCCGGGAATCGTGGGCAATGACCACCGAGGGTCTGCCTGCGCCCGTATGCTGCCCCAGAATGTAATCAGCGAAGCCCTGAGTGGCCCGGCCGACCGTATAACGGTTCATCCGGTTACTGCCTGCCCCGATGACTCCGCGCAAGCCGCCTGTACCGAATTCAAGATCTCTATAGAATCGTTCTTCCAGCTCCTTCGGTTCACCGGCAAGAGCCTTCAGCTCTTCTTTGGTGTTCTCGTCGACAGAAGGGTCCTGCAGCCAACGTGTCAGGGTCTCCTGCGCCTTCGGGCTTAATCCAGTCATGTCAATCTCTCCTTCTCCATCTATAATGTATAAGTTTATAACAGGAACTAGCTGAGTGCGAACATAATCTCGCCGGAGGCTACCGTCTTGCCGTCCACCTTGGCGGTGGCTTGTCCTTTGCCGATGCTGCCTTTAAGCCGGGTAATCTCTACCTCAAGCACAAGGGTATCGCCTGGGACAACCTGTCCGCGAAAACGGAAGCCGTCAAGCCCGGCCAGAAAACCGATTTTGCCCCGGTTGGCTTCAACTCCAAGAATAGCCACAGCACCCACCTGAGCCAAAGCTTCCGTAATCAGCACTCCCGGCATGACCGGAAATCCTGGAAAATGTCCGGCGAAAAACGGCTCATTTACCGTTACATTTTTGATGCCGACCGCCCGCTTGCCCATTTCTATTTCAGTAATTTTGTCCACCAGCAGAAATGGGGGCCGGTGGGGGATTATTTCTTGAATTTGATTGGTATTTAGCATGATTATTAAAGCTCCCTTCGGTTATAACCGCGTCTATGAACCTCCGCCTATAGCAGCACTTTTGTTTTATTCTTCGCCGCCCTGCATAAATATGGACAGCTTCGGCAAAAACTATAACTATCCTTCACCACCTGCAGCAGTGGAGGTTGAGATAAGGGGCTTTCTCCACCGCACGCGGCAGCATGGCGGAGAGGGCCCTTTTTGGCGCTCTTAGGGCACGCCATCATTATACATTTTTCAGTATAAAAAAGAAAACTCCCCTGCACAACAAGGGAGCCTCCGATATTGGTATACCATAACGTTTCAAGGTGCGAACACCAGATCATATACATGCTTCCAGGTGCTCCACAGGAGCACATCACTTAGTTCCTTTTTGCCGAGGATCACATACCCTACGACCAGCCCGCCTCCAAGCGCGGCAACCAGCAGCAATGGAATCAGGAACCACTGGATAATGGACCAGGCCTTAATCCTGCGCCGCTTCACCGGCTGCTGCTGTTCCTCTTCTGCATTCTGTGCAGTCTTAACCTTCTCACGACTCATTCCTTCACCTCACGCGCGCATGTTATTAGCCAGGCCCAGCATCTGGTCACTGGAGGACAGCGCCCGGGCAGCAAGCTGATACGTACGCTGAATCTGCATCATCTCCGTCATTTCCCGGCTCAGATCCACGTTGGAGGATTCCAGATAGCCTGAACGCACGCCTACATCCTTCGCTGCGCCCGCTGCTCTTGGCACGAATGCCTGCTGCGCAGTCACACCATCAGCCAATACATAGAAGTTACCATCTACAGCTTGCAAAGCAGTCTTGCTGAGCGGCTCTACAATCATTATGCTGCCTGCCAGGACCGGCGGCTGTTTCTCATCCGTCTTGGTCCACACCTGGCCGCGCTCATCAATAGCAGCACTTACATTAGCCCCTACGGTGAGCGGGGTGCCGTTAGCACCCAGCACTGGGTTGCCGGTATTGTCCACAAGAACCATCTTGTCCTTATTGGCGGTATCCGGGGTGAAGTGGAAATTCCCCTGGCGGGTATATGCCGTTTCACCATTCACCTGAACGCCGAACAATCCGTTGCCTTGAAGCGCCAAGTCCGTAGGCTTCCCTGTCTCCTGGAGCGTACCTTCCTCCCAATTACTTGTAACTGTAGGCACACGCACCCCGAAGCCGATATTGAAGCCCAGCGGCATGCTGCGTCCAGTCTGGTCATAATCCTTGGATTGCTGCTGCACACGGGTAAGCACATCCTCGAACGAGCCTTCTTTACTCTTATAGCCATTGGTATTCATATTGGCAATGTTATCCGCTATAATATCCAGCCGCTGCTGCAGACTGGCCATAGAGACAGATGCACCGATTGTCGAGTTGTTCACGGGTCTAACCTCCCACAAGCTTGATAAGAAACTGGCTTACACTGTCAGAACAATGGTCCGTGCAGCCCGGCTATACTCTGCCGACTTCATTCACGGCCTTCTGCAGGCTGCTGTCGTAGAACTGGATCACTTTCTGATTCGCTTCATAAGCGCGGTAAGCAGCATTCATATCCACAGTGACCTGAGTGGCATCCACATTGGAGTTCTCCAGGTACCCCTGCCGTACCTGCAGATTATCGGTTCCATTAGAAAAGCGGATGTCTGCGGCCTCGGCATCATCAGCGTGGAAGACACCATTACCATCACGCACCAGCTCCTGCGGTCTTGTGATGACACTGATTCCGATCCGGGTGCCCGAAGGCTGTCCTGTCAGATTATTCATCAGGTTACCCTGCCCGTCCACTTTAAGGTTATCCTGGGGCCCTGTCAATCTCAGCGGATTGCCGTTACTGTCGAGCACCTTGAATCCGCCGGAGCTAAGCACTTCCCCTGTAGGGGCGACGGTAAAGCTTCCGTTACGTGTATATAAATTATTGCCTTCATTATCCTGAACTGTAAAGAACGCCTGCGGCCGGTAAGTGACCTCGCCATCCGGACTGATATGTTTACCGGAGCCGTCAAAAGCAAGACTTATACCCGGATTGTCCGGATCATCGACCTGTAAGTCGGTAGATAATGCAAAATCTACACTTTTGCCGCTCTCAATGAGGTCGCCCTGCAGGTATTGGGAGACGGACTGCTCGGCAAAAACTCCGGTATTGATCCGTCCGACAGGCTTAGCAGCGCCCCCGTCCATCGCGGTGATCAGCACCTCGGGAAAGGCGTGGCTGACACTATCGACCTGCTTGTACCCCGTAGTATTTAAATTGACCATGTTCTGCGTCGCCGTATCATGTCTGCGCTGCTGCGTTACCATCCCTGCTGCGGCTGTATATAATCCTCTGAGCATGAGGTCAGTCCCTTCCTGGAATCTGCTGTTTTCCTTATTATCGGCAGGCTAGAACTTTTTCTTAACCACCTTGTCCAAATGATCGAGCATAATTCCCGTGCCCTTAACTACGCAGTGCATCGGGTCCTCAGCCACCCAGACCGGAACATGCAGCTGTTCGGAGAGCAGCTCGTCGAGTCCGTTAAGCAGGGCACCGCCGCCGGTCAATACGACTCCACGGTCAATGATATCTGCCGACAGCTCGGGCGGCGTACGCTCCAGCACCGACTTGGCCGCAGCCACAATGGAAGAGACCGGGTCCCACAATGCTTCCTTCACCTCGCCGGAGGAAATGGTAAGGGTCTGGGGAAGTCCGCTCACCATATCACGCCCGCGGATATCCATCTCTGCCTTCATCCCGCCCGGACGTACCGAACCGATGGTCACTTTGATGTCCTCTGCAGTACGTTCACCGATCAGGAGCTTATATTTCTGTTTGATATATCTTAAAATGGCATCGTCGAACTTGTCCCCCGCGATTTTAATGGAAGAGGCGGTAACGACGTCGCCCATGGATAACACGGCTACATCCGTCGTTCCGCCGCCAATATCGACGACCATATTTCCGCTAGGTTGATAAATGTCCATTCCTGCACCAATGGCTGCAGCTTTGGGCTCTTCCTCCATAAACACTTCCTTGGCCCCGCTGCGCTCCGCTGCCTCACGGATGGACTTCTGTTCCACGGAAGTAATATTGGTGGGAGCACAAATCAAAATACGGGGCCGTGAATACCAGGTCCGGCCGCCAACGCTGTCAATAAAGTATTTGAGCATCATTTCCGTAATGGCAAAGTCGGCGATTACACCGTCCCGGAGCGGACGAATCGTCGTTATATTTCCAGGTGTCCGCCCAACCATCCGGCGTGCCTGTTCACCAATCGCAAGGACTCGCTTCGTATCAGTTTCAAGTGTGACGACGGAAGGTTCATCCAGAACGACTCCCCTTCCCTTAACATGAATGAGCACGTTGGCTGTACCGAGATCGATTCCGATATCCTTGCTAAACATAATGAAAGAGCCCCCAAAGTGTTATTTTAAATGAGATTAGTTAGATAGTACCAAATTTAAAAATACCATACTTTGGGGGGTGTGCACAATGGACTAAACCTGAATTTCGGCCCGAAAATCCGAAAATCTTATGGCTTTGAGGCTACGGCAACCTCACGCTTCTTGCCTGTGGTTTTCTTATATTTAATTTTTGTGGCTTCTCCCCCCCGAAGATGACGGATGGACTTGTGATATTCGAGAATGTGCTTCACCTGATCAGCCAGATCCGGATTGATTTCCGGCAGCCGTTCGGTTAAATCTTTATGCACCGTACTTTTTGAAACGCCAAATTCCTTGGCTATGGTCCGGACCGTGTGCCTGGTTTCTACGATGCAGCGTCCGATTTTAATGGTACGTTCCTTGATGTAATCGTGCACGCTCCCGCCTCCCAACTGTGAATAGTTTGGTACATTATATGAGGGGCGGGCCTATATATTCGCGCTTTCAGGACATGACAAGCTCCGGAAGGCTCATTTTATTTCTCGGACAACCCAAATCACTGCATTT
This genomic interval from Paenibacillus sp. FSL H8-0332 contains the following:
- a CDS encoding phospho-sugar mutase, with translation MTGLSPKAQETLTRWLQDPSVDENTKEELKALAGEPKELEERFYRDLEFGTGGLRGVIGAGSNRMNRYTVGRATQGFADYILGQHTGAGRPSVVIAHDSRRFSPEFTLEAALVLAGNGIETHLFSSLRSTPQLSFTVRHLKASGGIVITASHNPPEYNGYKVYNAQGGQLVPHEAEKVIANILNVDSFNGVKRLSQEAAESAGLLHWLGAEADEAFTDTVAAVSVSREEIASSLGRDFSIVYTPLHGTGNLPVRRVLEKIGFTQVHVVPEQEQPDSEFSTVKSPNPEEREAFTLAMKLGEELNADLLIGTDPDADRMGAVVRDNEGKFVVLSGNQSGALMIHYYLSRLQEQGKLPTNGAVVKTIVTSEMGAAVASHYGATVFNTLTGFKYIGEKMNQFEQSGEYTYLFGYEESYGYLAGNYARDKDAVLAAMLIAEAGAYYKAQGKTLYDVLQELYAQFGYFLESLESRTLKGKDGVAQIQGIMNDWRTSPPHEIAGASVTQVLDYSLGLDGLPKENVLKYLLSDGSWFCLRPSGTEPKIKVYFAVVGESLDNAKHKVAELTSQVMARVDGK
- the fabZ gene encoding 3-hydroxyacyl-ACP dehydratase FabZ, with protein sequence MLNTNQIQEIIPHRPPFLLVDKITEIEMGKRAVGIKNVTVNEPFFAGHFPGFPVMPGVLITEALAQVGAVAILGVEANRGKIGFLAGLDGFRFRGQVVPGDTLVLEVEITRLKGSIGKGQATAKVDGKTVASGEIMFALS
- a CDS encoding DNA-directed RNA polymerase subunit beta, translated to MSREKVKTAQNAEEEQQQPVKRRRIKAWSIIQWFLIPLLLVAALGGGLVVGYVILGKKELSDVLLWSTWKHVYDLVFAP
- a CDS encoding flagellar hook-basal body protein, whose product is MNNSTIGASVSMASLQQRLDIIADNIANMNTNGYKSKEGSFEDVLTRVQQQSKDYDQTGRSMPLGFNIGFGVRVPTVTSNWEEGTLQETGKPTDLALQGNGLFGVQVNGETAYTRQGNFHFTPDTANKDKMVLVDNTGNPVLGANGTPLTVGANVSAAIDERGQVWTKTDEKQPPVLAGSIMIVEPLSKTALQAVDGNFYVLADGVTAQQAFVPRAAGAAKDVGVRSGYLESSNVDLSREMTEMMQIQRTYQLAARALSSSDQMLGLANNMRA
- a CDS encoding flagellar hook-basal body protein, whose translation is MLRGLYTAAAGMVTQQRRHDTATQNMVNLNTTGYKQVDSVSHAFPEVLITAMDGGAAKPVGRINTGVFAEQSVSQYLQGDLIESGKSVDFALSTDLQVDDPDNPGISLAFDGSGKHISPDGEVTYRPQAFFTVQDNEGNNLYTRNGSFTVAPTGEVLSSGGFKVLDSNGNPLRLTGPQDNLKVDGQGNLMNNLTGQPSGTRIGISVITRPQELVRDGNGVFHADDAEAADIRFSNGTDNLQVRQGYLENSNVDATQVTVDMNAAYRAYEANQKVIQFYDSSLQKAVNEVGRV
- a CDS encoding rod shape-determining protein → MFSKDIGIDLGTANVLIHVKGRGVVLDEPSVVTLETDTKRVLAIGEQARRMVGRTPGNITTIRPLRDGVIADFAITEMMLKYFIDSVGGRTWYSRPRILICAPTNITSVEQKSIREAAERSGAKEVFMEEEPKAAAIGAGMDIYQPSGNMVVDIGGGTTDVAVLSMGDVVTASSIKIAGDKFDDAILRYIKQKYKLLIGERTAEDIKVTIGSVRPGGMKAEMDIRGRDMVSGLPQTLTISSGEVKEALWDPVSSIVAAAKSVLERTPPELSADIIDRGVVLTGGGALLNGLDELLSEQLHVPVWVAEDPMHCVVKGTGIMLDHLDKVVKKKF
- the spoIIID gene encoding sporulation transcriptional regulator SpoIIID yields the protein MHDYIKERTIKIGRCIVETRHTVRTIAKEFGVSKSTVHKDLTERLPEINPDLADQVKHILEYHKSIRHLRGGEATKIKYKKTTGKKREVAVASKP